The Acomys russatus chromosome 3, mAcoRus1.1, whole genome shotgun sequence genome has a window encoding:
- the LOC127186928 gene encoding putative vomeronasal receptor-like protein 4, with protein sequence MVLDPVKGTVFLCLTGLGIVGNILVFVSYMHIFVSTEEKKPIHLILAHLALTNIIMLLSKGMPKTIEAFNFGNFLDDTSCKVVVYLARVSWGLSICTSSLLTVVQAITISPRHSMWQRLNLKTPQNVLSSLLFLWILNSLISVNLTYYIKNINSVNITLVRKRGNYCYFLPESWITRCIFLILMILRDAVFQGAMGGASGYMVFLLHKHHQHVLYLQNSKLLYRTPPELRAAQSVLILMVCFLFFYWADCFICLYFTFFIDDSSTVLYIPEFLTIGYAVLSPFMLIHRNGHLTRCCYTHETDQALIHVH encoded by the coding sequence ATGGTTTTGGACCCTGTCAAGGGCACAGTCTTCCTCTGTCTCACTGGCCTTGGCATTGTGGgaaacattttagtttttgttagcTACATGCACATATTTGTGAGCACCGAGGAGAAGAAGCCAATCCACCTCATCCTTGCTCACTTGGCACTTACAAACATCATAATGCTGCTTTCAAAGGGTATGCCAAAGACAATAGAAGCCTTTAATTTTGGAAACTTCTTAGATGACACCAGTTGTAAAGTTGTTGTTTACCTGGCAAGAGTGTCCTGGGGCCTTTCAATCTGCACCAGTAGTCTCCTCACCGTGGTCCAGGCCATCACCATCAGTCCCAGACACTCCATGTGGCAGAGGCTCAACCTGAAGACTCCACAGAACGTTCTGTCCTCACTACTCTTCTTGTGGATACTCAATTCTTTGATCAGCGTGAACTTaacatattatattaaaaacatcaATAGTGTGAACATAACACTGGTTAGGAAAAGGGGCAACTATTGCTATTTTCTGCCTGAAAGCTGGATAACAAGATGTATTTTTCTCATCTTAATGATCCTGAGAGACGCAGTGTTCCAGGGCGCCATGGGAGGGGCCAGTGGCTACATGGTGTTTCTTCTCCACAAGCACCACCAGCATGTCCTCTACCTTCAGAACTCCAAGCTTCTCTACAGAACTCCCCCTGAGCTGAGAGCTGCTCAAAGTGTCCTCATTTTgatggtgtgttttcttttcttttactgggcagattgttttatttgtttatactttACTTTTTTCATAGATGATTCTTCCACAGTATTATATATTCCAGAGTTCCTAACCATTGGTTATGCAGTTCTCAGTCCCTTTATGCTGATTCACAGAAATGGACACCTGACTAGATGCTGCTATACTCATGAGACAGATCAGGCATTGATACACGTCCATTGA